A single region of the Deltaproteobacteria bacterium genome encodes:
- the pabB gene encoding aminodeoxychorismate synthase component I, which produces MEPEITCSSLLLDSGGGWLDDITDTDSFMLFKRPVLSMSFQGELTRINTGNKIIQSKRDPVMVLEGYLSEGYVAAGYLGYEYSGLTDTGFTPVRRKDGTKFPELFFHLYRMEDIERGSIRELAYRFNLPVNEENPCGIDKGNHSIISNMSKAEYIDMVLKAKKYIEYGDLYQINLSQRFMLDFTINPLPYFMRMFHVQHVPFASYMDFGDFQLLSGSMELFLRKKGRKLLTKPIKGTRRRGLSEQADTIKKAELVSSEKERAENLMIVDLMRNDLSRVCRPGSVKVNGLFEIESYATLHQMVSEVQGEIKADAGIGEIVRNVFPPGSVTGAPKKRTLEIIDELEPHYRGPYCGAIGVFYPDGDFTLSVGIRVLAAEAGRCSFWAGGGIVWDSDPEKEYEESLLKSLAVRKAFGLIE; this is translated from the coding sequence ATGGAGCCTGAAATAACCTGCTCGTCACTGCTCCTGGACTCCGGAGGAGGGTGGCTGGACGACATAACCGATACCGATTCATTCATGCTTTTCAAAAGACCCGTTTTATCCATGTCATTTCAGGGCGAGCTGACCAGGATTAATACCGGAAATAAAATAATTCAGTCAAAGCGCGACCCTGTAATGGTTCTGGAAGGGTATCTAAGCGAAGGTTACGTTGCAGCGGGATATCTGGGATATGAATATTCCGGGCTCACTGACACCGGCTTCACTCCTGTTCGCCGGAAGGACGGCACAAAATTCCCCGAGCTGTTTTTTCACCTGTACCGCATGGAGGACATCGAGAGAGGAAGTATCAGAGAGCTGGCTTACAGGTTCAACTTGCCGGTCAATGAGGAAAACCCCTGCGGGATCGATAAAGGCAACCATTCCATAATTTCGAATATGAGTAAAGCCGAATATATAGATATGGTGTTAAAGGCGAAAAAATACATTGAATACGGGGACTTATATCAGATAAATCTTTCTCAGCGGTTCATGCTGGACTTCACGATTAATCCTTTGCCTTATTTTATGAGAATGTTTCACGTGCAACATGTGCCGTTCGCAAGCTATATGGATTTTGGTGATTTTCAGCTTTTGAGCGGGTCAATGGAGCTTTTTTTAAGAAAAAAAGGGAGAAAACTGCTTACAAAACCAATCAAGGGAACGAGGAGGAGGGGGCTCTCCGAGCAGGCCGATACTATTAAGAAAGCGGAGCTTGTAAGCAGCGAGAAGGAGAGGGCAGAAAACCTGATGATTGTAGATCTCATGAGAAATGATCTCTCACGTGTGTGCAGGCCCGGCTCCGTCAAGGTGAACGGATTATTCGAGATAGAAAGTTACGCGACACTCCATCAGATGGTTTCCGAGGTACAGGGTGAAATTAAGGCTGATGCAGGCATAGGGGAGATCGTGAGAAATGTATTTCCTCCGGGATCGGTTACCGGAGCGCCGAAAAAGAGAACCTTGGAAATCATCGATGAACTCGAGCCGCATTACAGGGGACCTTATTGCGGCGCGATCGGAGTATTTTATCCTGACGGGGACTTTACGCTGAGTGTGGGAATAAGGGTTTTGGCGGCGGAGGCCGGGAGATGTTCATTCTGGGCGGGGGGAGGAATAGTATGGGACTCTGATCCAGAGAAGGAATACGAGGAATCATTGCTGAAATCCCTGGCTGTGAGAAAGGCCTTCGGTCTGATAGAGTGA
- a CDS encoding aminotransferase class IV: protein MSEQVFIDGERAESLLPLRTLFYGEGVFETFRYKSRLPVFFPVHYQRMKRGAELLRIPIPEISGLSMQVRNAVEEAGYSDAYVKVCLLSQGSSRFYDNPEKEAILVIIKEYSATKEPVKTLVHPVKRYSESPLLRIKSMNYLENIAARREAIEKGFDEALFLNHRDEITEGSASNVFWFKDGVIFTPSLECGLLPGITRDILLNNIPELGIEVREGRYFPSDIIDSDFAFFTNSITGCSLISRINDCNISVDQRRYGDLKELLIEKLKWS, encoded by the coding sequence GTGTCAGAACAGGTGTTTATAGATGGCGAAAGAGCAGAAAGCCTACTGCCGTTGAGGACCTTATTTTACGGAGAGGGGGTTTTTGAGACCTTTCGTTACAAGTCCCGCTTACCTGTTTTTTTCCCGGTTCACTATCAGCGTATGAAGCGTGGGGCGGAGCTTTTAAGAATACCCATCCCGGAGATCTCCGGTTTATCAATGCAGGTACGAAACGCGGTTGAGGAAGCCGGGTATTCGGACGCGTATGTTAAGGTTTGTCTTCTGTCCCAGGGGAGCTCTCGTTTTTACGATAACCCTGAAAAAGAGGCAATTCTCGTAATTATCAAGGAGTACTCGGCAACCAAAGAACCTGTTAAAACTCTGGTTCACCCGGTTAAAAGGTACTCGGAATCACCGCTTCTCCGGATCAAGAGCATGAATTACCTGGAGAACATCGCCGCCCGGAGAGAGGCGATTGAAAAGGGGTTCGACGAAGCGCTTTTTTTAAATCACAGGGATGAGATTACCGAAGGTAGCGCAAGTAACGTATTCTGGTTCAAAGACGGTGTGATCTTTACGCCTTCTCTTGAGTGCGGCCTTTTACCGGGTATAACAAGGGATATTTTATTAAATAATATCCCGGAGCTTGGGATAGAGGTCAGAGAAGGGCGGTATTTTCCGAGCGATATTATTGATTCAGACTTCGCCTTTTTTACGAATTCCATAACGGGGTGCTCGCTTATTTCCCGGATAAATGATTGCAATATATCCGTTGATCAAAGACGGTACGGAGATTTAAAAGAGTTGCTTATTGAGAAGCTTAAATGGTCCTAA
- a CDS encoding SAM-dependent methyltransferase, whose amino-acid sequence MNQLAESIKSEIRKRGPLTFAHFMELALYHPELGYYSPGIERIGKEGDYYTSPYVHQAFGEILARFIVKGAGHFGGADFDIIEFGGGKGLLASDILKYMKRDHPDVYDRVRYHIVEHNPHQRKEAEKGLEKHRHKLSLLSSLSELGERNIDGVIISNEFVDALPFHRAKFSRGELLEIYVALKENEFVELKGKPSSKEIASYLEDYGLQLEEGQELEINLNAGRWIKETERILDRGLILTIDYGYLAPELFSPHRMKGTYKCLHKHQINENPYVNIGEQDITAHVDFSNLIRVGEHAGLNEIIYTTQGQFLLDWGILDIIEDGESGAGTASGKDTIAAGTLFLPQLMGDKFKVLVQGKNIEDETRNFYPESPLKISFGVL is encoded by the coding sequence ATGAACCAGCTCGCGGAATCAATTAAATCGGAAATACGAAAAAGGGGCCCTCTCACATTCGCCCACTTCATGGAACTCGCCCTCTATCACCCTGAGCTTGGATATTACTCTCCCGGAATTGAGCGGATAGGGAAAGAGGGTGATTACTATACAAGTCCCTATGTACATCAGGCGTTCGGCGAGATTCTGGCAAGGTTTATTGTAAAAGGAGCAGGCCATTTCGGGGGTGCCGATTTCGACATAATCGAATTCGGCGGCGGAAAGGGCTTGCTCGCCTCCGACATACTGAAATACATGAAAAGAGACCATCCTGACGTATACGATAGAGTGCGTTACCATATAGTCGAACATAACCCGCACCAGAGAAAAGAAGCGGAAAAGGGTCTTGAAAAGCATAGACATAAACTGAGCCTCCTCTCGTCACTTTCGGAATTGGGCGAAAGAAACATCGACGGGGTTATAATCTCAAATGAATTCGTGGACGCTCTCCCCTTTCACAGGGCCAAATTCTCGCGTGGCGAACTGCTTGAAATCTACGTGGCGCTTAAAGAAAACGAATTCGTAGAACTTAAAGGCAAGCCGTCTTCAAAAGAGATCGCAAGCTATCTTGAAGACTACGGCCTGCAGTTAGAGGAAGGGCAGGAGCTTGAAATAAACCTGAATGCGGGCAGGTGGATCAAGGAAACAGAACGGATACTGGATAGAGGATTAATACTTACGATAGACTACGGCTATCTCGCGCCTGAATTATTCAGCCCCCATAGAATGAAGGGAACCTACAAGTGCCTTCACAAGCATCAAATAAACGAGAACCCTTACGTAAATATAGGAGAGCAGGATATAACCGCCCACGTCGATTTCAGCAACCTGATTAGAGTCGGTGAGCACGCGGGCCTAAACGAAATCATATACACCACTCAGGGTCAGTTCCTGCTCGATTGGGGGATACTCGATATTATAGAAGACGGAGAATCAGGGGCCGGGACCGCGTCAGGAAAAGATACAATCGCAGCCGGGACTTTATTTTTGCCGCAGCTTATGGGAGATAAATTCAAAGTACTCGTACAGGGAAAAAATATTGAGGATGAAACACGGAACTTCTATCCCGAATCCCCTCTCAAAATCAGTTTTGGTGTTTTGTAG
- the mnmE gene encoding tRNA uridine-5-carboxymethylaminomethyl(34) synthesis GTPase MnmE → MSRASIPDQDTIAAIATAEGDGGIAVIRISGPKSLDTVSRLFRRVGKGGNAPRMESHKLYHGRIIDPESDELIDDVLCVFMGSPNSYTGEDMAEIHSHGGYLVPKSILKLLFSLDIRPANPGEFSLRAFLNGKMDLTQAEAVADIVNAQTREGLKQAELQLDGHLSSKTSDFKETVLDVLAEVEAQVDFPEEDIDPIVKNELTRRITGLIRNLESLLSTYDEGRIIKYGVKTAILGKPNVGKSSLLNMLIMKDRAIVSPEPGTTRDFIEESMDIRGIPLKLVDTAGIRATSDKIEKTGVELARKKALEAELLIVVLDGSAVLDNDDMEVLNEAKHKKALLILNKSDIGTKIRYVDLSGYADEERMIHTSAKLGTGIEELKDKIRELLTGESQATEASEIVLTELRHKLAIEKARDSLISFLEVLDKGESPEFLALDLRVALDSLGEITGEVTTEDILGRIFSKFCVGK, encoded by the coding sequence ATGAGCCGGGCTTCCATTCCTGATCAAGATACAATCGCGGCAATTGCTACAGCGGAGGGGGACGGAGGGATCGCCGTAATTAGAATAAGCGGCCCGAAATCGCTCGACACAGTAAGCCGACTATTCCGAAGAGTCGGCAAGGGCGGAAACGCTCCCCGGATGGAATCCCACAAGCTCTACCACGGCCGAATTATAGACCCTGAGTCGGATGAACTTATAGACGACGTACTTTGCGTTTTTATGGGGTCTCCGAATTCATACACCGGGGAGGACATGGCTGAAATACACTCTCACGGGGGATATCTTGTCCCGAAAAGCATACTCAAACTGCTCTTTTCACTCGATATCAGACCCGCGAACCCAGGGGAATTCTCCCTCAGGGCCTTTTTAAACGGTAAAATGGACCTCACACAGGCAGAAGCCGTAGCCGATATCGTAAATGCCCAGACTCGGGAAGGCCTGAAACAGGCGGAATTACAGCTTGATGGGCATCTTTCGTCTAAAACGAGTGATTTTAAGGAAACCGTTCTTGACGTACTGGCCGAAGTTGAGGCGCAGGTCGATTTTCCGGAGGAAGACATAGATCCTATCGTAAAAAACGAGCTAACGAGGCGGATAACAGGGCTCATCCGTAATCTAGAGTCTTTATTGTCTACATACGACGAAGGCAGAATTATCAAGTACGGGGTAAAAACGGCTATTCTGGGCAAACCAAATGTCGGCAAATCGAGTCTGTTGAACATGCTAATCATGAAAGACAGGGCTATTGTAAGCCCTGAGCCCGGCACCACAAGGGATTTTATCGAAGAATCCATGGATATTCGCGGCATACCCCTCAAGCTGGTTGACACTGCGGGGATAAGGGCGACGTCAGATAAGATAGAGAAGACTGGGGTGGAGCTTGCAAGGAAAAAAGCGCTTGAGGCCGAGCTTTTAATAGTGGTTTTGGACGGAAGCGCTGTACTCGATAACGATGACATGGAGGTTTTAAATGAGGCAAAACATAAAAAAGCGCTTTTAATATTGAACAAATCGGACATTGGAACGAAGATAAGGTATGTCGACCTGTCAGGTTATGCAGATGAAGAAAGGATGATTCACACATCGGCCAAGCTCGGAACGGGCATAGAAGAGCTCAAGGACAAAATACGAGAACTTTTAACGGGAGAATCCCAAGCCACTGAAGCAAGCGAAATAGTATTGACCGAATTAAGGCATAAGCTCGCGATTGAAAAGGCAAGAGACAGTCTCATTTCCTTCCTTGAAGTCCTGGACAAAGGAGAATCCCCGGAATTCCTCGCTCTCGATTTGAGGGTCGCTCTAGACTCACTCGGAGAAATTACCGGTGAAGTTACCACCGAAGACATACTGGGAAGAATTTTCAGCAAGTTCTGCGTAGGCAAGTAA
- a CDS encoding TetR/AcrR family transcriptional regulator, with the protein MRKSKDKILESAKKLFHLKGFYQTSIDEILSDSGVTKSNFYYHFKSKEELGLIYLDRRIKQYETEVLSTTLENNSESPASRIDKFYKKVKTFHTDLSCVKGCPFGNLAIEMSGANENFRERLSTFFRRWEKSIEECIEEGMSNGEFRSDISPKIMSRLILSHLEGAVMMVKTHRSIDPLSSGSETMIKLLKAA; encoded by the coding sequence TTGAGGAAGAGCAAAGATAAAATACTTGAAAGCGCAAAGAAGTTGTTTCATCTCAAAGGTTTTTACCAGACATCAATAGACGAGATTCTCAGTGACAGCGGCGTTACAAAAAGCAATTTTTACTACCATTTTAAGAGCAAGGAGGAACTGGGGCTTATATATCTGGATAGACGCATTAAACAATATGAAACCGAGGTGCTCTCAACCACACTGGAGAACAATTCGGAAAGTCCCGCTTCGCGAATTGACAAATTCTACAAAAAAGTGAAAACATTTCATACGGATTTGAGTTGTGTGAAAGGCTGCCCATTCGGAAACCTTGCCATAGAAATGAGTGGTGCCAACGAGAATTTTAGAGAAAGATTATCGACATTTTTCCGCAGGTGGGAGAAATCGATTGAAGAATGCATTGAAGAAGGAATGAGCAACGGGGAATTCAGGAGTGATATTTCGCCAAAAATAATGTCCCGGCTCATATTGTCCCACCTGGAAGGCGCCGTAATGATGGTCAAAACCCACAGATCCATCGATCCGCTCTCTTCCGGGAGCGAAACGATGATAAAATTGCTAAAAGCTGCTTGA
- a CDS encoding carboxymuconolactone decarboxylase family protein: MSEYLFKSDIGKEMGLLREINPELHGAWMDFHNGVFKDGALSQKDKQLIAVAGAHITRCPYCIRSRVRLAKNQGASDQEIVEAIYVALRFSMGAPFAYSSIAFEAHDALENDIPLTDGHFFKKDITKEINEFHQCSGDNSDNFKAFTKKVFADGAISKDMKRGIIGLACAQMTRCPYCIRGCVKDARSAGISKEQIAEAINVAMVMAAGACFAHTSLAMETIEALNQKERSRA, translated from the coding sequence ATGTCGGAATATTTGTTTAAAAGCGATATAGGGAAGGAGATGGGGCTTCTCAGGGAGATAAATCCCGAGCTGCACGGGGCGTGGATGGACTTTCATAACGGGGTTTTCAAAGACGGCGCCCTCAGCCAGAAAGACAAACAGCTTATCGCCGTTGCGGGTGCTCATATTACCAGGTGTCCATACTGCATCAGGTCAAGGGTCAGACTGGCGAAGAACCAGGGTGCTTCGGACCAGGAAATAGTCGAGGCCATATACGTCGCACTGCGCTTCTCCATGGGAGCGCCTTTCGCCTATTCGAGCATTGCTTTCGAGGCTCATGACGCGCTTGAGAACGACATACCGCTTACGGACGGCCATTTCTTCAAAAAGGATATAACAAAGGAGATAAACGAATTCCATCAGTGCAGCGGAGACAACTCAGATAATTTCAAAGCGTTCACCAAGAAGGTTTTTGCGGACGGCGCTATCAGCAAGGACATGAAAAGGGGCATAATAGGCCTCGCCTGCGCCCAGATGACCAGATGCCCATACTGCATTAGGGGCTGCGTTAAAGACGCCAGAAGCGCGGGAATTTCGAAAGAGCAGATCGCCGAGGCGATAAATGTGGCTATGGTAATGGCCGCAGGCGCGTGTTTCGCGCATACAAGCCTGGCCATGGAGACCATTGAAGCGTTAAACCAAAAGGAAAGATCGCGGGCTTAA